The following are from one region of the Cytobacillus firmus genome:
- a CDS encoding PTS sugar transporter subunit IIB, with translation MNILLCCSAGMSTSLLVTKMEASAKSQGIDCKIWAVGNGEVRRHIDSADVLLLGPQIRFMTEQLKKEAGGRIPVAPINPMHYGLCNGEEVLKQAISLIKGE, from the coding sequence ATGAATATTTTATTATGCTGTTCGGCTGGAATGTCTACAAGTCTCCTGGTGACAAAAATGGAGGCAAGTGCTAAAAGCCAGGGTATCGACTGTAAAATTTGGGCTGTTGGCAACGGGGAGGTTCGAAGGCATATTGATTCTGCAGATGTATTGCTGCTGGGACCGCAGATTCGGTTTATGACCGAGCAATTAAAGAAGGAAGCAGGAGGCCGAATTCCTGTAGCTCCCATAAATCCGATGCATTATGGCTTATGCAATGGCGAGGAAGTATTAAAGCAAGCTATTTCATTAATAAAGGGTGAATAG
- a CDS encoding PTS sugar transporter subunit IIC encodes MMTFIEKYIMPYAMKFGNNRHLLAIRDALIGMIAITMVGSFAVLFNNLGEIIKPYGRLMESIFGESWKTLGGDIWWGTFAFLTIFAVFGISHRLAKSYGDDGFEAMLVAAACFFLLVPQVGQVPETEGVWGFIGYGYFNATALFTGIVVALLATELFIRLTKVKAFIIKLPDGVPPAVSGAFAKLVPGMLTIFVFGVAGLLFRKMTDGEFLNDWLNTTLVAPLTNAADSLPFAILIVFLVHGFWSVGLHGPNILGGVTTPLFTSLGTKNTDLYAQGVTDLDQYAIMAGPFLDAFVYLGGSGATLGLIISMFIAGRKRHKQLLALGTPPGIFQINEPLLFGLPIVLNPIWLIPFVSAPVIMTVVAYLAIKWGLVYPVVVASIPWVTPAGIGGYLATGGHVSGAVLALVNLTISIVIYLPFVYITGKLDEKKKKQVQPEQSPTIQG; translated from the coding sequence ATGATGACGTTTATTGAGAAATATATCATGCCTTATGCTATGAAATTCGGCAATAACAGGCATTTGCTTGCTATCCGGGATGCTTTGATCGGGATGATCGCCATCACAATGGTAGGATCATTTGCTGTTCTGTTTAATAATTTGGGGGAAATCATTAAGCCATACGGCAGACTCATGGAAAGTATTTTCGGCGAATCTTGGAAAACACTTGGCGGAGATATCTGGTGGGGTACCTTTGCCTTCTTAACCATATTCGCCGTGTTTGGCATTTCCCACAGGCTTGCCAAATCGTATGGGGACGATGGTTTTGAGGCAATGCTGGTTGCCGCAGCCTGTTTCTTCCTCTTAGTTCCTCAAGTAGGCCAGGTGCCGGAAACAGAAGGTGTCTGGGGGTTCATTGGCTATGGATATTTTAACGCTACAGCTCTATTTACCGGGATTGTAGTAGCTCTTCTTGCAACTGAATTATTTATCCGTCTTACAAAGGTGAAAGCCTTTATTATCAAACTTCCGGATGGAGTTCCTCCTGCCGTTTCAGGGGCTTTTGCCAAACTGGTGCCGGGCATGCTGACGATTTTCGTATTTGGAGTGGCTGGTCTTCTGTTCAGAAAAATGACAGATGGGGAATTTTTGAATGACTGGCTGAATACAACACTTGTAGCACCATTGACAAATGCTGCCGATTCACTGCCATTTGCGATCCTTATTGTCTTTCTTGTCCACGGTTTTTGGTCGGTTGGCCTTCATGGTCCTAACATTCTTGGGGGTGTTACAACGCCATTATTTACATCTCTCGGAACCAAAAATACCGATTTATATGCTCAGGGAGTGACGGATCTGGATCAGTATGCCATTATGGCAGGCCCATTTCTGGATGCCTTCGTCTATCTGGGCGGCTCAGGAGCAACTCTTGGACTTATCATTTCCATGTTTATTGCAGGACGAAAGAGGCACAAGCAGCTGCTTGCATTGGGAACGCCGCCTGGAATTTTTCAAATCAATGAACCATTATTATTCGGACTTCCAATTGTGTTAAATCCAATCTGGCTGATTCCGTTTGTTTCTGCACCAGTCATCATGACGGTTGTGGCGTATCTGGCCATTAAATGGGGCCTGGTTTATCCGGTCGTAGTGGCAAGCATCCCTTGGGTAACACCGGCAGGAATTGGAGGCTACCTTGCGACAGGAGGACATGTCTCCGGTGCAGTGCTGGCACTTGTAAATTTAACGATTTCTATTGTGATTTATCTTCCATTTGTCTATATAACAGGAAAATTGGATGAAAAGAAGAAGAAGCAGGTGCAGCCGGAACAGTCACCAACAATTCAAGGTTAG